One genomic segment of uncultured Desulfobacter sp. includes these proteins:
- a CDS encoding cytochrome b N-terminal domain-containing protein: MCLVLVTLLTGSGALMLFSYQPSPESAYISVKYLENQFIFGRLIRSMHYFSANFLVIMVLAHMLRVFFTGGYQGERRSNWFVGLFIFSLVLLSCFTGYLLPWDQTAFWAVTICMNMFDYVPVGSLLKSLFISDNGVNEKTLQFFFTLHTTIIPALLIGFMVIHFWKVRKAKGVITSGLTRKGKGEKMMMVAVQPNLLLREAVAALVLTAFIMTISLVFDAPLDEMANSGLSPNPAKAPWYFSGFQELLLHFHPFFSVFLIPIFICCILIGIPFIGDNQGGVWFISERAKTAAKTAALISAILTPGLILFDETVIDFPKWFPDIPGILSTGLIPFALIICLIFFHHWGMKQKFKLNSVEAFQTTAVFMITAFAILTLTCVWLRGAGMKLYFWGS; the protein is encoded by the coding sequence ATGTGTCTTGTCTTGGTGACACTCCTGACCGGGTCAGGGGCACTCATGCTCTTTTCCTACCAGCCTTCTCCGGAATCTGCCTATATCTCTGTAAAATATCTTGAAAATCAATTTATCTTTGGACGGCTGATTCGCAGCATGCATTATTTTTCTGCCAATTTTCTTGTAATAATGGTCTTAGCCCACATGTTAAGGGTATTTTTTACAGGAGGATATCAGGGTGAACGACGATCGAACTGGTTTGTCGGTCTCTTCATTTTCAGCCTGGTGCTGTTGTCCTGCTTTACCGGTTACCTTCTGCCCTGGGACCAAACGGCATTCTGGGCCGTGACCATCTGCATGAATATGTTTGATTATGTTCCTGTCGGCAGTCTTCTTAAAAGCCTTTTCATCTCCGATAACGGTGTCAACGAAAAAACATTACAATTTTTTTTCACCCTTCACACCACAATAATCCCAGCACTTCTGATCGGTTTCATGGTCATCCATTTCTGGAAAGTCAGAAAGGCAAAAGGCGTCATAACATCCGGATTGACCCGCAAGGGGAAAGGTGAAAAAATGATGATGGTTGCCGTGCAACCAAACCTATTGCTGCGGGAAGCGGTAGCTGCACTTGTGTTGACCGCCTTCATCATGACGATTTCCCTTGTCTTTGACGCACCCCTGGATGAGATGGCCAATTCCGGCCTGAGCCCGAATCCTGCAAAGGCACCCTGGTATTTTTCAGGATTTCAGGAGCTATTACTCCATTTTCATCCTTTTTTTTCCGTATTTTTAATTCCAATATTTATTTGCTGTATCCTCATCGGCATTCCGTTCATAGGGGATAACCAAGGCGGCGTCTGGTTTATTTCAGAACGGGCGAAAACAGCGGCGAAAACAGCAGCCTTAATATCTGCAATCCTCACTCCGGGGCTGATTTTATTTGACGAAACTGTTATTGATTTCCCAAAATGGTTCCCGGACATCCCCGGAATTTTATCCACAGGGCTTATTCCATTTGCTCTGATTATATGCCTGATCTTTTTCCATCATTGGGGGATGAAGCAGAAATTTAAACTCAATTCTGTTGAAGCATTTCAGACTACGGCAGTTTTTATGATCACTGCATTCGCAATCCTTACCCTGACCTGCGTCTGGCTTAGAGGGGCGGGAATGAAACTTTATTTTTGGGGCAGTTGA
- a CDS encoding HAMP domain-containing sensor histidine kinase, translating into MPMTPGISKKLFLFFFFFIFIFYGIVYGLFIKVREMSDTSARIVGISNRIAVLSNDLKNSLLDMDANIKKMKLLKKNVYFDYVGTARRNYQKVLVEIMELDRRRETPAGYWHVIDQTFGGHLQSGVSIEQSIDDDYTWIDVDVMDQWMAAIAVARKDNEDRIEQALILINHLSGQVMRNCMIGFGISIIVGIMGVWFISRSVIVPLNKLKSGLKLVSYDNYTYEMDITSKDEFGELAAAFNNMNRQLKADDEIRSDFIATLSHEIRSPLSSIRESVNMLTEEVLGPVNNKQKKFLTIAADEIARITSLLNHLLDASILVSGVKKRAVSPFDPNELVQSAILSITPGAQSRGIRMEFKSLEKPPMVKGNENEIMQVIINILDNAVKFSPDNSRVDLCLTRGPGKHFLTCSISDEGPGIPEDKKSLIFKKYYRAREVRKHMDGVGLGLNIARRIVQANGGEISVENRPEKGCTFSFTLPVV; encoded by the coding sequence ATGCCCATGACACCAGGTATCTCAAAAAAACTTTTTCTTTTTTTCTTTTTTTTCATTTTTATATTTTATGGCATAGTCTATGGCCTGTTTATTAAGGTCCGGGAGATGTCGGATACCTCTGCCCGGATTGTCGGCATCAGCAACCGGATTGCGGTATTGTCCAACGATCTTAAAAATAGCCTTCTTGATATGGACGCCAATATCAAAAAAATGAAACTGCTGAAAAAAAATGTTTATTTTGACTATGTTGGAACGGCCAGGCGTAATTACCAAAAGGTGCTTGTCGAGATCATGGAGCTGGATAGAAGGCGGGAAACACCTGCAGGATACTGGCATGTTATTGATCAGACCTTTGGTGGCCATCTCCAGTCGGGTGTATCCATCGAACAATCCATAGACGATGATTATACATGGATTGATGTAGATGTGATGGATCAGTGGATGGCCGCCATTGCCGTGGCCAGAAAGGACAATGAAGATAGAATTGAACAGGCGCTGATCCTGATCAATCATTTAAGCGGTCAGGTGATGAGAAACTGCATGATCGGGTTCGGTATTTCAATAATAGTGGGTATTATGGGTGTTTGGTTTATTTCTAGATCCGTCATTGTCCCCTTGAATAAATTGAAATCCGGGCTTAAATTGGTTTCTTATGATAATTACACTTATGAGATGGATATTACTTCCAAAGATGAATTTGGAGAGCTGGCTGCGGCATTCAATAATATGAACCGTCAGCTTAAAGCCGATGACGAGATCCGTTCGGATTTTATTGCTACTTTAAGCCATGAAATAAGAAGTCCCTTGTCTTCCATCCGTGAATCTGTGAATATGCTGACCGAAGAGGTCCTTGGGCCGGTAAATAATAAGCAGAAAAAATTTTTAACCATTGCCGCCGATGAGATTGCCCGGATCACCAGCCTTTTGAACCACCTGCTGGATGCTTCCATCCTGGTTTCAGGGGTTAAAAAAAGGGCGGTTTCCCCTTTTGATCCCAATGAGCTTGTGCAATCGGCCATTTTAAGTATTACGCCCGGGGCACAGAGCCGGGGTATCCGTATGGAATTTAAGAGCCTTGAAAAACCTCCAATGGTCAAAGGCAATGAAAATGAAATTATGCAGGTGATAATTAATATTTTGGATAATGCCGTGAAATTTTCACCGGACAATAGCCGGGTGGATCTCTGTTTGACCCGGGGGCCGGGAAAGCATTTTTTGACATGTAGTATCAGTGATGAAGGGCCTGGTATTCCCGAAGATAAAAAAAGTTTAATTTTTAAGAAATATTACCGGGCCAGGGAAGTGCGTAAGCACATGGACGGGGTAGGACTTGGTTTGAATATTGCTCGACGGATCGTCCAGGCCAATGGCGGAGAAATTTCTGTGGAGAATAGGCCGGAGAAAGGGTGCACTTTTTCTTTTACTCTGCCGGTGGTTTAA
- a CDS encoding DUF362 domain-containing protein produces MGADVFFMDMTATSRENLPAKLERLVTTAGLHAVLDKNDLTAVKVHFGEQGNTAYIRPVLVRKIIRAIKKAEATPFLTDANTLYVGTRSDAVSHIKTAVENGFSYSSMDAAPLIIADGLFGKSETAVQVNLKHNREVFIGSEIVNANAIVALAHFKGHELSGFGGTLKNLGMGCASRRGKLDQHSNVSPKIKRKTCTGCGLCAEHCPGQAITIENKKAYINKAACIGCAECIVRCPTQSIKINWNQDVPVFLEKMMEYTAGVLKDKAGKCLFVNFITNVSPKCDCLPYAEAPICNDIGVVASSDPVAIDQACADLVNQAQGLASSVLTTHLAPGEDKFKGLYPCVDWEHQLAYAQDIGLGTRQYNLIKLETLAYKNPGAHG; encoded by the coding sequence ATGGGTGCTGATGTATTTTTTATGGACATGACTGCCACATCAAGGGAAAATCTACCCGCCAAGTTAGAACGCCTGGTAACCACGGCAGGACTTCACGCTGTCCTGGACAAAAATGATCTAACCGCTGTAAAGGTGCATTTCGGTGAACAGGGAAATACGGCCTACATCCGGCCTGTTCTTGTCAGGAAAATTATCCGGGCCATCAAAAAAGCAGAGGCCACACCTTTTCTGACCGACGCCAATACCCTTTACGTGGGAACCCGATCAGATGCAGTATCCCATATCAAAACCGCTGTGGAAAACGGATTTTCCTACTCATCCATGGATGCAGCCCCTTTGATCATTGCCGACGGCCTGTTCGGAAAAAGCGAGACAGCTGTCCAGGTGAATCTCAAACACAACCGCGAAGTATTTATCGGTTCGGAAATTGTCAATGCCAACGCCATTGTGGCACTGGCCCATTTTAAAGGCCATGAACTGTCCGGGTTCGGCGGCACCCTTAAAAATCTTGGAATGGGATGTGCATCACGCCGGGGAAAATTGGACCAGCATTCCAATGTAAGCCCTAAAATAAAACGCAAAACCTGCACCGGCTGCGGCCTGTGTGCCGAACACTGCCCGGGACAGGCCATAACCATTGAGAACAAAAAGGCGTACATAAATAAGGCGGCCTGTATCGGATGTGCCGAATGTATTGTGCGCTGCCCCACCCAGTCCATCAAAATCAACTGGAACCAGGATGTTCCTGTATTTCTTGAAAAAATGATGGAATATACCGCCGGTGTGCTAAAAGACAAAGCCGGTAAATGCCTGTTTGTCAACTTTATCACCAATGTCTCTCCCAAATGCGACTGCCTGCCCTATGCAGAAGCCCCTATCTGCAATGATATCGGTGTGGTGGCATCCAGCGATCCCGTGGCCATTGACCAGGCCTGCGCAGACCTTGTCAATCAGGCCCAGGGCCTTGCCTCTTCGGTGCTGACCACCCACCTGGCCCCGGGAGAGGACAAGTTCAAGGGACTCTACCCATGCGTGGACTGGGAACACCAACTTGCCTACGCCCAGGATATCGGACTTGGTACAAGACAATACAACCTGATCAAACTGGAGACCCTGGCATATAAAAATCCAGGGGCACACGGTTAA
- a CDS encoding Rieske (2Fe-2S) protein, which produces MDTNNKTAIKKAGKRNFLKILWASLGLIALGELIMVIFSFFRPVAPKKIAVSAARMIDAGSADTYEPGSVSAFVTGQFYLVCLEDSGFLALSNRCTHLGCAVPWDNESKKFICPCHASEFDITGNVLSSPAPRALDLFEVSIVNKHIQVNIGNRIKRNRFNRHQAVYPETITIQG; this is translated from the coding sequence ATGGATACGAACAACAAGACGGCCATAAAAAAGGCCGGAAAAAGAAATTTTTTGAAAATTTTGTGGGCAAGCCTTGGACTGATTGCCCTTGGCGAGTTGATCATGGTAATTTTTTCTTTTTTCAGACCGGTAGCTCCAAAAAAGATTGCGGTTTCTGCGGCCAGGATGATTGATGCAGGTTCTGCAGATACCTATGAGCCGGGGTCTGTTTCGGCCTTCGTCACCGGGCAGTTTTATCTGGTCTGTCTTGAGGACAGCGGCTTTCTTGCGTTGTCCAACAGGTGCACCCACTTAGGTTGTGCCGTCCCCTGGGATAACGAGTCAAAAAAATTCATCTGTCCCTGTCATGCCTCTGAGTTCGATATTACGGGTAATGTGTTGAGTTCTCCCGCCCCCAGAGCGTTGGATCTTTTTGAGGTCAGCATCGTGAATAAACATATACAGGTAAATATCGGTAACAGGATAAAACGGAACCGCTTCAACCGCCACCAGGCAGTCTATCCTGAAACCATAACCATTCAAGGTTGA
- a CDS encoding arylsulfatase, with the protein MKEIRFKILSLVFGLAFLVLGNFAAASEKPNILVIMGDDIGIPNLSAYSHGLMGYKTPNIDRIADEGMMFTDYYSENSCTAGRASFLTGQTALRTGMSRVGLVGSPVGLHDSDVTIATLLKEEGYMTGQFGKNHLGDHNKFLPTVHGFEEFFGNLYHLNTHEEEEHPDYPKDPEFLKRFGPRGVIHSWASDKDDPTEDVRFGPVGKQVVEDTGPLSSERMPNVDQEFLDATVDFIKRAKDKDKPFFVWFNPSRMHMFTHVPNEWKGKSGLNFYADGMLQHDDHVGQLLNTLDEMGIAENTIVVYTSDNGPHAASWPDAGVSWFRNEKVTNWEGAFRVPMLVRWPGEIPANSVSNEIMSHLDWVPTLMAAAGETDIKEKLKKGYKAGGKTYKNYLDGYNFLPYLTGKEKTGPRREFLYFNDDAQLTGLRFNRWKLVFMKQDAEGQEVWRHMWHPLRAPLIFDLRMDPFEEAEHSNTYEDFWMRHSFLFVPSQPFVGKYLATFKEFPASQNPATFNLDSVMEMLKTGGGVGQ; encoded by the coding sequence ATGAAAGAAATTAGATTTAAAATTCTTTCACTGGTTTTCGGGCTCGCTTTTTTAGTGCTGGGAAATTTTGCCGCGGCATCTGAAAAGCCAAATATTTTGGTGATTATGGGTGATGATATCGGAATCCCAAATCTCAGCGCTTACAGCCATGGATTAATGGGATACAAAACCCCGAACATTGATCGAATCGCCGACGAAGGTATGATGTTCACTGATTATTACTCTGAAAACAGCTGTACTGCTGGACGCGCATCATTTCTTACCGGCCAGACAGCTCTTCGCACCGGAATGAGCCGTGTCGGTTTGGTCGGTTCGCCGGTAGGTCTTCATGATTCTGATGTAACCATCGCCACCCTGCTTAAAGAAGAAGGATATATGACGGGACAGTTCGGTAAAAATCACTTGGGAGACCACAACAAGTTTTTACCGACAGTGCATGGTTTTGAAGAATTTTTTGGCAATCTTTATCATCTCAATACCCATGAGGAGGAGGAACATCCTGATTATCCCAAGGATCCGGAATTCCTTAAACGATTTGGTCCGCGCGGCGTTATTCATTCCTGGGCATCAGATAAAGATGATCCCACCGAAGATGTGCGGTTTGGACCTGTGGGCAAACAGGTCGTTGAAGATACCGGCCCACTCTCATCGGAACGTATGCCCAACGTGGATCAGGAATTCCTTGATGCCACGGTGGACTTCATAAAACGGGCAAAAGATAAGGATAAGCCTTTTTTTGTATGGTTTAATCCCTCCCGCATGCATATGTTTACACACGTTCCAAACGAGTGGAAGGGCAAATCCGGTTTGAATTTTTATGCCGACGGCATGCTTCAGCATGACGATCATGTTGGACAGTTGCTCAACACACTTGACGAAATGGGAATAGCTGAGAATACCATCGTGGTTTATACCAGTGATAACGGTCCGCATGCAGCTTCCTGGCCTGATGCCGGTGTATCCTGGTTCCGTAATGAAAAGGTCACCAACTGGGAGGGTGCGTTCCGTGTTCCCATGCTTGTGCGCTGGCCCGGTGAGATTCCGGCAAACAGTGTAAGCAATGAAATAATGTCCCATTTGGACTGGGTCCCCACACTGATGGCAGCTGCGGGTGAAACGGACATCAAGGAAAAACTTAAAAAAGGGTATAAAGCCGGAGGTAAGACCTACAAGAATTACCTTGATGGATACAATTTTCTTCCATACCTGACGGGTAAGGAAAAAACCGGACCGCGAAGGGAATTTCTCTATTTTAACGATGATGCTCAGCTGACAGGCCTGCGTTTTAACCGCTGGAAGCTGGTTTTCATGAAGCAGGATGCCGAGGGCCAGGAAGTGTGGCGCCACATGTGGCACCCCCTGCGCGCTCCATTAATTTTTGATCTGCGTATGGACCCGTTCGAAGAAGCGGAACACAGCAACACATACGAGGACTTCTGGATGCGCCATTCATTCCTTTTTGTACCGTCCCAGCCATTCGTGGGCAAATATTTGGCTACTTTTAAGGAATTTCCAGCCAGCCAGAATCCGGCAACATTTAACCTTGATAGTGTCATGGAAATGCTTAAGACAGGCGGCGGCGTCGGCCAATAA
- a CDS encoding methyl-accepting chemotaxis protein, protein MMIYKKMILMGILAVCALILIAGMQFHSAALMETSLKDAQAAAKNQRLLQVIQSQFGYGGFIHNFKNHVIRGGNKYIDRFEKNKVLLLASIEKLSAHVIRPEDKNALDIIQATALKYIEAMVVSEKLHHQNKTTNEIDAVVKIDDSPAFGAFKIIDQGVIDMEKAAEEKMLKAQRQLKISSVIGYTIVVILFLGFYLLFQTVVKKINRLVKTTTLLENGDVTARTAMSSKDEVGRVASAVNTLAQRIELSLSNVRGSSSTIQTFTVFLNDIAEKSYVASGEMTDNSINVSAAAEEMNTNMNTIASASEQTATNVSTVAAASEEMSVTIGQISARAQNASDITEHSVEKATHAGQSMAALEHSVDTINQVTETITSIAEQTNLLALNATIEAARAGDAGKGFAVVANEIKDLAQQTGTATKEIEEQINHVQSAARQSIEIIKSITSSINETDGIVTEITTAIKEQEAATAEISSNISQASIGIQEVSENISQTSSVNDEITRSIASIKSQAQVVTGNSLNIKELSTEMLDNSDTLNKMVDQFTFKPAPFDIGDVKAAHFDWKLQLAGVLNGFAQVNPETVPDHRQCKFGQWYETASEEIRKHPAFEPLGLYHQAIHQIVFDVLDLYSRNESSKAYTKVEEFESVRKKMFVCLDELYAG, encoded by the coding sequence ATGATGATTTACAAAAAAATGATTTTAATGGGGATCTTGGCTGTTTGTGCCTTAATTTTAATTGCAGGCATGCAGTTCCACTCAGCGGCTTTGATGGAAACCTCTTTAAAAGATGCCCAGGCGGCTGCAAAAAATCAGCGTTTGCTGCAGGTGATTCAATCTCAATTCGGTTATGGCGGGTTTATCCACAATTTTAAAAATCATGTGATCAGGGGCGGGAACAAGTACATTGACCGATTTGAAAAGAATAAGGTTCTCTTGCTGGCATCCATTGAAAAATTAAGTGCCCATGTTATCCGGCCTGAAGATAAAAACGCCCTGGATATCATTCAGGCTACGGCATTAAAATACATTGAGGCCATGGTCGTTTCTGAGAAATTGCATCATCAGAATAAAACCACCAATGAAATTGATGCAGTGGTCAAAATTGATGACAGTCCTGCCTTTGGTGCATTTAAAATTATTGACCAGGGGGTAATTGATATGGAAAAGGCTGCAGAGGAAAAGATGCTCAAAGCCCAGAGGCAGCTGAAAATAAGCTCAGTGATAGGGTATACCATTGTCGTTATTCTTTTTCTTGGGTTTTATCTGCTCTTCCAAACCGTAGTTAAAAAAATTAACCGTCTGGTAAAGACAACCACATTACTGGAAAATGGGGATGTTACTGCGCGAACCGCAATGAGTTCGAAAGACGAGGTCGGGCGGGTTGCCTCAGCAGTTAATACGCTTGCGCAGCGTATTGAACTCTCATTATCAAACGTTCGAGGATCGTCATCCACAATTCAGACCTTCACCGTTTTTTTAAATGATATTGCAGAAAAATCTTACGTTGCGTCCGGAGAGATGACGGATAACAGCATCAATGTCTCTGCTGCCGCAGAGGAAATGAATACAAATATGAATACAATTGCCAGCGCCTCGGAGCAGACCGCCACCAATGTGAGCACGGTGGCTGCCGCTTCCGAAGAAATGAGCGTAACCATCGGCCAAATATCGGCCCGGGCACAAAATGCCAGTGACATCACAGAACATTCTGTGGAAAAGGCAACCCATGCGGGCCAGAGCATGGCGGCATTGGAACATTCAGTTGATACCATTAATCAGGTCACTGAAACCATCACATCCATTGCGGAACAGACCAATCTGCTGGCGTTAAACGCCACCATTGAAGCGGCTAGGGCAGGGGATGCGGGTAAAGGGTTTGCCGTGGTGGCCAATGAAATTAAGGATTTGGCGCAGCAGACCGGTACCGCCACCAAGGAAATTGAGGAACAGATAAATCATGTTCAAAGCGCCGCCCGTCAATCCATTGAAATTATAAAATCCATTACTTCATCAATTAACGAAACCGACGGCATCGTCACTGAAATAACAACCGCCATAAAAGAGCAGGAAGCTGCAACCGCTGAAATTTCATCCAATATCAGCCAGGCATCTATCGGTATCCAGGAAGTCAGCGAAAATATTTCCCAGACCTCCTCTGTAAATGACGAGATAACAAGAAGCATCGCCAGTATCAAGTCCCAGGCCCAAGTCGTTACAGGGAACAGTTTGAATATCAAGGAATTATCGACGGAGATGCTCGACAATTCCGATACCCTGAACAAAATGGTGGACCAGTTTACTTTTAAACCCGCCCCATTTGATATCGGAGATGTCAAGGCCGCCCATTTTGACTGGAAACTGCAGTTAGCTGGCGTTCTGAACGGGTTTGCACAGGTGAATCCGGAAACGGTGCCTGACCACCGTCAATGTAAATTTGGCCAATGGTATGAAACTGCATCTGAAGAGATCAGAAAACACCCGGCCTTTGAGCCCCTTGGCCTTTATCATCAGGCCATACATCAAATCGTTTTTGATGTTCTTGATCTTTACAGCCGGAATGAATCGAGCAAAGCCTACACCAAAGTTGAGGAATTCGAATCCGTAAGAAAAAAAATGTTTGTATGTCTGGATGAATTGTATGCAGGATAA
- a CDS encoding YMGG-like glycine zipper-containing protein, producing MNSSLDIILKLFVAIGIPLIFAGSVMSNELIVFPAQGQSTQQMEKDKYDCYQWAKQQSGFDPMAPPVTSSAPPAQGAQQGGVVKGAARGALVGVTVGAITNNSKGRSAGAGAAAGGLMGGMRRRDQVRQQNQAEQQWAQQEANNYAQQRNQYNRAYSACLEGKGYTVK from the coding sequence ATGAATTCGTCCTTGGACATAATTTTAAAATTATTTGTCGCCATAGGTATCCCACTCATCTTCGCAGGTTCGGTAATGTCAAATGAGCTTATCGTTTTTCCTGCCCAGGGACAAAGTACCCAGCAAATGGAAAAGGACAAATATGACTGTTATCAATGGGCAAAACAGCAAAGTGGTTTTGATCCCATGGCACCACCTGTAACATCAAGCGCACCACCGGCCCAGGGTGCCCAGCAAGGCGGTGTTGTCAAGGGGGCGGCAAGAGGGGCGCTTGTCGGGGTTACTGTGGGTGCCATTACCAATAACAGCAAAGGCAGGAGCGCCGGGGCCGGTGCAGCTGCTGGTGGTCTAATGGGCGGAATGAGGCGCAGGGACCAGGTCAGACAGCAAAACCAGGCGGAGCAGCAGTGGGCCCAGCAGGAAGCTAATAATTATGCCCAGCAACGAAATCAATACAATCGTGCGTACTCAGCATGCCTTGAAGGCAAGGGTTACACTGTAAAATAA
- a CDS encoding J domain-containing protein, translating to MYLAKVQKNRQTTYILRESVRQGEQMVARDIFDIGPCPGAWIDYPGGNAWYLNPDLESKISSLADTFDSEQLENLFLPFLRADIRRATQTFRQRSFKQYSPMTRAQKETIARQVHTFDKRRAHFLKFGNMDQGPMVNMPAVIFRQLHNKSRDEIEQFFMNQERILKKKDLKSYVYTVLNLHRFFKGFMAKQMPHALDQDKVEVFFIQELCMLNNELFELTSHLHEYLIRYAVMFFDHTYGDSVLLDDMANDFQFRQRNRWFKPPGATQQLGLSQALKIFNLTANALESMDKKDLTREFRNLAREHHPDKGGSHDRFVELSNAYQALLEKVSTI from the coding sequence ATGTATCTGGCAAAAGTACAAAAAAACAGACAGACCACCTATATCCTTCGGGAATCTGTCAGACAGGGGGAACAGATGGTGGCCCGTGACATTTTTGATATAGGTCCCTGCCCCGGGGCCTGGATTGATTATCCCGGCGGAAATGCCTGGTATTTAAACCCGGACCTGGAATCAAAGATTTCAAGTCTGGCCGATACCTTTGACAGCGAACAACTTGAAAACCTGTTCCTGCCTTTTCTGCGGGCCGACATCCGCAGGGCCACCCAGACGTTCCGGCAGCGTTCTTTCAAGCAGTATAGTCCCATGACGCGAGCGCAGAAAGAGACCATTGCAAGACAGGTCCACACCTTTGACAAACGCCGGGCCCATTTTCTTAAATTCGGCAACATGGACCAGGGGCCCATGGTTAATATGCCGGCCGTAATTTTCAGGCAGTTGCATAACAAATCCCGGGATGAAATCGAACAGTTTTTCATGAACCAGGAGCGGATCTTAAAAAAAAAAGATCTTAAATCGTACGTATATACGGTACTTAATCTCCATCGTTTTTTCAAAGGTTTCATGGCCAAGCAGATGCCCCATGCGCTGGACCAGGATAAAGTAGAGGTATTTTTTATCCAGGAGTTATGTATGCTGAATAACGAACTTTTCGAGCTGACCAGTCATCTACATGAATACCTGATCCGGTATGCAGTCATGTTTTTTGATCACACTTACGGAGATTCGGTGCTGTTAGATGATATGGCTAATGATTTCCAGTTCCGTCAAAGAAACCGCTGGTTTAAGCCACCTGGTGCCACCCAGCAGCTTGGGTTATCCCAGGCACTCAAAATATTTAATCTCACCGCCAACGCCCTTGAATCCATGGATAAGAAAGATCTAACCCGGGAATTCAGAAACCTTGCCAGAGAACATCATCCGGACAAGGGCGGCAGTCACGACAGGTTTGTGGAACTGAGCAACGCTTATCAAGCCCTGCTTGAAAAAGTTTCAACTATTTAG